In Corylus avellana chromosome ca8, CavTom2PMs-1.0, the genomic stretch CACCAAGATCCAATTAACAATCTTTAGAGTTCCTCCGCAAATTAATACCTCATTATAACTGAAGTGAACACCAAAAGTAAAGCTTTAAGTTCAAACAACACTAACCTTGGTACCGAAAGGACCAGCTGGAAAATTGATTTCAAGAATGTTTTTTCCCTACACATGAAAAACAACAATATAACACTTATTTATCTAATGATAATAGCATCCCGGAAGTAAAGATCGAGTCAATAAATAAACAACCTCAAGCACGGCCTCGAGCTCCTCTCGCTCATGTCCAGTAGCAATGGGCATTACATCTTCAACCTTCTTCAAAGTATCACCTAATGCAACCAAAATAAGAAAGGGCTAGGACCAAACTATTGCTAGGGTTTATAAGATTAAGCGACATAGAGAAAAACCTGAGCTTataagaaatagtaaatttaatcagtAAAAGTAATATTGTAACACTCCCTTCACGCGTGGACCTATCCCAAAAGGCTAAACTTATTTGAAATTACgaatttaattaatcaatattCCAATACCAATTCTTCAAAATAGCCAAACAGCGAACCAAATTCCTATTTCCTCTAACCAAGTAAAGTGTTTTCATCCAAAAAGctattttctcggcaaccaaacaggaAAAAGACGAAATGAAGGGAAGTTACCGTAAAGAGAGGAAGCTTGGGGAGAGAAGAGAGTCTGAAACGGCGGCGGTGAGGAAGACGACGATGTTGAAGACGAAGACGGCGAGGAGGCCAGCGATCGGCGGAGTGTGAGAGAAGAGGATCGCCATGAGAGTGAGTGTGACGAAGATGCTAGGGCTCGAAGCCGACCCGTTGACGATGAGACCGCGTGCCTCCACATGTTGCTTCAATCCCTCTCGCTCAAGTATGAGAAAAAAGCCGGGACTAACGTACCACCTGTTCGTCCCTCGCTGC encodes the following:
- the LOC132189290 gene encoding cytochrome c oxidase subunit 5b-2, mitochondrial-like, producing MWRHAVSSSTGRLRALASSSHSLSWRSSSLTLRRSLASSPSSSSTSSSSSPPPFQTLFSPQASSLYGDTLKKVEDVMPIATGHEREELEAVLEGKNILEINFPAGPFGTKEAPAIVKSVFDKRIIGCPGGEGEDEHDVVWFWLEKGKPHECPICSQYFMLEVVGPGGSPDGHGDDDHH